In a single window of the Ruminococcus albus 7 = DSM 20455 genome:
- a CDS encoding ATP-binding cassette domain-containing protein: MSRIEIKTLTKRYNKKTALDGVSLSIEKGMIYGLLGRNGSGKSTLVDLVGGRIFPDSGEITLDGETVTENDKLLRHIYCMSAEDLLPKHMKVKDTIKAQKYFYKDTDEDYALKLCDIFGIDTKRRLSQLSTGQHTLAKVILALSSGADFIFLDEPVLGVDANCREKLYKQIIERFEKTEAAFVISTHIIDECAGLFEHCFVLEDGRLIADDDCEDLQAKAYLIEGKTTDVTSYLKDKEYLTKTIIGTLCCACVTGESKDVPEGLEVSRPSLQQLLIAMTGGVQNA, translated from the coding sequence ATGAGCAGGATAGAGATAAAGACACTTACAAAAAGATATAATAAAAAGACCGCTCTTGACGGTGTTTCGCTAAGTATCGAAAAGGGTATGATCTACGGGCTTTTAGGACGAAACGGTTCGGGAAAATCAACACTTGTTGACCTGGTAGGCGGACGTATTTTCCCTGATTCGGGTGAGATCACACTTGACGGCGAAACAGTCACCGAGAACGATAAGCTGCTTCGTCACATATATTGCATGAGTGCCGAGGATCTTCTTCCCAAGCACATGAAAGTGAAAGACACCATTAAGGCGCAGAAGTATTTTTATAAGGATACCGATGAAGACTATGCACTGAAACTCTGTGATATTTTTGGCATTGATACGAAAAGACGTCTTTCTCAGCTTTCGACAGGTCAGCATACTCTCGCTAAGGTGATACTGGCACTATCCAGCGGAGCTGATTTCATCTTCCTTGATGAACCTGTCCTTGGAGTTGATGCCAACTGCCGCGAAAAACTATATAAGCAGATCATCGAACGCTTTGAAAAGACCGAAGCTGCATTCGTTATTTCCACACATATTATCGATGAATGTGCAGGATTGTTCGAGCATTGTTTTGTACTGGAGGACGGAAGACTTATCGCAGATGATGACTGTGAAGATCTTCAGGCGAAGGCTTACCTCATCGAGGGAAAAACCACAGACGTGACTTCATATCTCAAAGATAAAGAATATCTGACCAAAACAATAATAGGTACGCTGTGCTGTGCCTGTGTCACAGGCGAATCAAAAGATGTCCCTGAAGGACTGGAAGTTTCACGCCCTTCTTTGCAGCAGCTTCTGATAGCTATGACAGGAGGTGTACAAAATGCGTGA
- a CDS encoding flavodoxin, which produces MNHKIAVIVSALFMALTMTVCGSGEPVSAPSVAETDKAAVKEKLNKQDSKSDDSTVTTQADAETPTDSDGTNILVAYFSRADENYNVGTIDKGNTQIVAEYIADEVGADSFHIETVTPYPADYDECCDVAKQELADKARPEIQGGVENMEQYDIVSLGYPIWWGDMPMAVYTFMDSYDFSDKVVIPFNTHEGSGESGTYSAIRSYLPNAQVLDGMDIQGKTAQEFSSDTQQSVRDWLDGLGF; this is translated from the coding sequence ATGAATCATAAGATAGCTGTTATTGTATCTGCACTGTTCATGGCTCTGACCATGACTGTCTGCGGAAGCGGTGAGCCTGTCTCTGCACCGAGCGTAGCTGAAACAGACAAGGCGGCCGTTAAGGAAAAGCTGAACAAGCAGGACAGTAAGTCCGATGACAGCACTGTTACAACTCAGGCTGATGCAGAAACTCCGACAGACAGTGACGGCACGAATATCCTTGTTGCGTACTTCTCACGCGCGGACGAGAATTACAATGTCGGCACGATAGATAAGGGCAACACACAGATAGTTGCAGAGTATATTGCAGATGAAGTCGGTGCGGACAGCTTTCATATCGAAACTGTTACGCCTTATCCCGCGGACTATGACGAATGCTGTGATGTGGCAAAGCAGGAGCTTGCCGACAAAGCCCGTCCTGAAATTCAGGGCGGTGTTGAGAATATGGAGCAGTATGATATTGTTTCCCTCGGCTACCCGATATGGTGGGGCGATATGCCGATGGCGGTCTATACCTTTATGGACAGCTACGATTTCTCCGACAAGGTGGTTATCCCGTTCAACACCCACGAAGGCAGCGGTGAATCGGGAACATACTCTGCGATCAGAAGCTATCTGCCGAATGCACAGGTGCTCGACGGTATGGATATACAGGGCAAGACTGCGCAGGAGTTCAGCTCTGATACACAACAGTCTGTCCGTGACTGGCTTGACGGTTTGGGATTCTGA
- a CDS encoding GntR family transcriptional regulator, protein MSVNYPHFNDIEPLFIQIAQWLENKIVTGQLGEGEQIPSTTELSHSLKINPATVRKGVNILVEKGLVYKKRGMGMFVAENANENVRDDRRVKFYDDFVAPLLNEADRLGLTREDIIGMLKGDED, encoded by the coding sequence ATGAGCGTAAATTATCCGCATTTCAACGATATCGAACCGCTGTTTATACAGATAGCCCAGTGGCTTGAAAACAAGATAGTCACAGGTCAGCTGGGCGAGGGCGAGCAGATACCCAGTACCACAGAGCTTTCCCACAGTTTGAAGATCAACCCTGCAACAGTACGTAAAGGTGTCAACATTCTTGTGGAAAAAGGACTGGTATATAAAAAGAGAGGTATGGGTATGTTCGTAGCTGAAAATGCAAATGAAAATGTAAGAGATGACAGACGAGTCAAATTTTATGATGATTTTGTAGCTCCACTGCTGAACGAAGCGGACAGACTGGGACTTACCCGCGAAGATATCATCGGTATGCTGAAAGGAGATGAGGACTGA